The Seleniivibrio woodruffii genome contains a region encoding:
- the bioB gene encoding biotin synthase BioB, protein MIENIYEKALGGELISSAEFFELIDGDLAVVTDYAQKLRDGFTGRTVKTCSIINARSGLCSEDCVFCAQSAHYGTKAPVFPFIDLAKIKEAAIRTKELGVERFSIVSSGLGPDDEEFRKIKAAVELVKSIGLQTDISVGCLTYEQLIELKEAGLDSYHHNLETSESFFPNICTTHEYADDVNAVKEALRAGIDVCCGGIFGIGEKWEHRYELAVLLRELGVQSVPINFLNPVTGTPKEGTDILTEEEAMRIIAVYRFVLPDRILRVCGGRNAVFKSGGAEKVFSAGASGMMVGDYLTVKGPDLEEDMEFINRQHS, encoded by the coding sequence ATGATTGAAAACATATATGAAAAGGCACTCGGCGGGGAGCTTATCTCCTCTGCCGAGTTCTTTGAGCTTATTGACGGCGATCTGGCCGTTGTTACGGACTATGCACAAAAACTGAGAGACGGTTTCACAGGGCGAACGGTTAAGACCTGCTCAATAATCAATGCCAGAAGCGGGCTTTGCAGCGAGGACTGCGTTTTCTGCGCCCAGTCGGCACACTACGGCACAAAAGCACCGGTTTTCCCCTTCATCGACCTTGCAAAGATTAAAGAGGCAGCCATCCGCACAAAGGAACTGGGCGTTGAGCGTTTCAGCATAGTTTCAAGCGGACTTGGACCCGACGATGAAGAATTCAGGAAGATAAAAGCGGCGGTGGAGCTTGTCAAATCCATCGGTCTGCAAACGGATATATCAGTTGGATGCCTCACCTATGAACAGCTTATTGAGCTGAAAGAGGCGGGGCTGGACTCGTATCACCACAACCTTGAAACATCAGAAAGTTTTTTCCCCAACATCTGCACCACCCATGAATACGCAGACGATGTTAACGCAGTTAAAGAGGCCTTGAGAGCGGGAATAGACGTATGCTGCGGCGGAATCTTCGGCATAGGGGAAAAATGGGAGCACAGATACGAGCTTGCTGTACTTCTGCGTGAGCTTGGCGTTCAGTCGGTTCCGATAAACTTTCTGAATCCCGTGACAGGTACGCCCAAAGAGGGCACGGACATCCTCACCGAAGAGGAGGCCATGCGCATCATAGCTGTTTACAGATTTGTTCTGCCCGACAGGATCCTCAGGGTCTGCGGCGGACGCAACGCCGTGTTTAAATCAGGCGGAGCTGAAAAGGTTTTCTCTGCGGGAGCAAGCGGAATGATGGTGGGCGACTATCTTACGGTGAAGGGACCCGACCTCGAAGAGGATATGGAGTTTATTAATCGTCAACACAGTTGA
- a CDS encoding trans-sulfuration enzyme family protein has protein sequence MAKANKAGRNTRLVHNGFGIDPGTGALSVPLIHASTFAQDSADHFGKYDYSRSGNPTREALETIIAELESGTHGYAFASGMAAISSVLMIFSPGDHIVVCEDVYGGTWRVLTGLLSRFGIEATFADATSVEAFEAAIKPNTKAFYLETPSNPLMKITDLKAMANLAKEHELITIVDNTFMSPYLQRPIELGCDIVVHSGTKFINGHSDVLCGFAVTADKDLAKRIKYIQNAVGAVLPPNDCWLVIRGLKTLGVRMEAGQRSAGIIAEELSKHPKIKKVYYPGLESHPGYGINKKQSDGAGAVLSFELETADLAHKLLENAKYAAFAVSLGGVESIISYPAKMSHAAMPPAERAARGISDSLVRLSLGVEDTKDILNDILEIIELYGGK, from the coding sequence ATGGCGAAAGCGAACAAAGCGGGCAGAAACACCCGTCTGGTACATAACGGATTCGGAATCGACCCCGGCACAGGTGCACTGAGCGTTCCGCTCATCCATGCGTCAACCTTTGCGCAGGATTCCGCAGACCATTTCGGAAAATATGACTATTCCCGCTCCGGCAACCCCACAAGGGAGGCTCTGGAGACTATTATAGCCGAGCTTGAAAGCGGCACCCACGGCTACGCCTTCGCCTCCGGCATGGCGGCAATATCATCGGTTCTGATGATATTTTCACCCGGTGACCATATCGTGGTCTGTGAGGACGTATACGGCGGAACATGGAGGGTGCTCACAGGACTTCTCTCCCGTTTCGGCATAGAGGCCACCTTTGCGGATGCAACGTCCGTTGAGGCCTTTGAAGCGGCAATAAAGCCCAATACCAAGGCCTTCTATCTGGAAACACCCTCGAATCCCCTTATGAAGATAACCGACCTGAAAGCTATGGCGAACCTCGCCAAAGAGCATGAGCTTATCACCATTGTGGACAACACATTCATGAGCCCCTATCTCCAGAGACCCATAGAGCTTGGGTGCGACATAGTGGTGCACAGCGGCACAAAGTTCATCAACGGCCACAGCGACGTTCTCTGCGGATTTGCAGTGACGGCGGACAAGGATCTGGCCAAGCGCATAAAATATATTCAGAACGCAGTGGGAGCGGTTCTGCCGCCAAACGACTGCTGGCTGGTGATAAGAGGGCTTAAGACCCTCGGAGTCAGAATGGAGGCCGGACAGCGCTCCGCAGGCATAATAGCTGAGGAACTGTCCAAGCATCCGAAGATTAAAAAGGTATACTACCCCGGACTTGAGAGCCATCCTGGATACGGGATAAACAAAAAGCAGAGTGACGGGGCGGGAGCCGTTCTGTCGTTCGAGCTTGAAACGGCCGATCTTGCCCACAAACTGCTGGAAAACGCAAAATATGCGGCTTTCGCTGTGAGTCTGGGCGGTGTGGAGAGCATCATCTCCTATCCGGCTAAAATGTCCCATGCGGCCATGCCCCCTGCGGAACGTGCCGCCAGAGGCATCAGCGACAGTCTGGTCAGGCTTTCGCTGGGTGTTGAGGATACAAAGGACATTCTGAACGATATTCTGGAGATAATTGAACTTTACGGCGGAAAATGA